The nucleotide sequence GCAAAAGATTCTCCAGTTTATGCAGAACGATTTGGCATACGTGTAGTTGAATCTCCAAGAATTTTGGAACAGTTTTCTCGTTGTGGTAGAATTGTTCCAGAGTTTAATGACGAAAATATTCGAGAATTATTTTATGGTTCGTATCGTATTTTATACGTGATACGAGAGGAACAATGTTTCATCGTAGCAGTTATTCATGGAAGCAGAGATATTTTACTGCATATTGAACCCGGTGAATGGGACATTTTATAAATCGTTTTTACTTAAACCATTAGTTTACTTTTGAAATACCCTTTTAAAGAAATAGAATCCAAATGGCAGAAGCGTTGGGAAGATGAAGGCATCAACAAAGCCAATCTTTCTGAATCAGCACAGAAACTTTACAACTTTATACGCTTGTGATGTTCATTTATCCGTCTGCGGCGAAAATGCACATTGGACATTGGTTTAATTACGGTCCGACAGATACGTGGGCGCGGCTGAAAAAAATGCAAGGTTACAATGTGTTCGAGCCGATTGGTTATGATGCGTTTGGTTTGCCGGCGGAAAATTATGCAATCAAAACCGGAATTCATCCGCACGATTCGACATTGCAAAATGTGAATGACATTCGCGAGCAACTCAAAACGCTTGGCGCAATGTATGATTTCGATTTTGAAGTGAATACATCGCTTCCTGAATATTACAAATGGACGCAATGGCTTTTTCTTTTGCTGTATAAAAATAAACTTGCGGAACGTAGAAATGCGCCGGTGAATTGGTGTCCGAAAGATGCAACGGTTCTTGCGAACGAACAAGTAGTTGACGGAAAATGCGAGCGTTGCGGAACAGAAGTCGAGCGAAAAAATTTAACGCAATGGTTTTTCAAAATTACAAACTATGCGGAAGAACTTCTTCAACATCTCGACAAAATTGATTGGCCTGAGAAAACAGGCTTTTTCTTTTGCTGTATAAAAATAAACTTGCGGAACGTAGAAATGCGCCGGTGAATTGGTGTCCGAAAGATGCAACGGTTCTTGCGAACGAACAAGTAGTTGACGGAAAATGCGAGCGTTGCGGAACGGAAGTCGAGCGAAAAAATTTGACACAATGGTTTTTCAAAATTACAAACTATGCGGAAGAACTTCTTCAACATCTCGATAAGATTGATTGGCCAGAGAAAACAAAAATAATGCAGCGCAATTGGATAGGGAAGAGCGAAGGAGTTGAAATTGAATTTGAAGTAGAAACAAAAATGGAGTCCACTTTGAAAGTGGGCTCCATTTCTTCGCCTTTATTCAAAGTGTTTACAACTCGTCCCGATACGTTGTTTGGCGTGTCGTATGTTGTGCTTGCGCCTGAACATCCATTTGTGCAAACGCTTACAACTTCCTCACAAAAAAAATCAGTTGAAGATTATTTAGAGTTTGTAAAAAAAGAAACAGAAATTGAACGACAATCTACAACAAAAGAAAAAACGGGTGTGTTCACGGGAAGTTATGCAATCAATCCTATCAACAACGAGCGTGTTCCGATTTGGATTGCGGATTACGTTCTTTATACGTATGGAACAGGCGCAGTGATGGGAGTTCCGGGACACGATGAACGCGATTTTGAAACAACGAGCGTGTTTCGATATGGATTGCGGATTACGTTCTTTATACGTATGGAACAGGCGCAGTGATGGGAGTTCCGGGACACGACGAACGCGATTTTGAATTTGCGAAAAAGTTTTCTCTTCCGATTAAGAAAGTAATTTTGCAAGAAGGAACAAACGAAAAGGACGAATTGAAATCTGCATTTGTTGAAGTTGGGATAATGTGTAACTCCAATCAATTCAACGGAATCAATTCCGAAATCGGAAAAGAAAAAATTTCTGACGAGTTGGAAAAAATTGGAAAAGGAAAACGCAAAACAAATTATCGTTTGCGTGATTGGCTTGTTTCCCGTCAGCGATATTGGGGAGCGCCGATTCCGATTGTGCATTGCGAATATTGCGGTGAAATTCCTGTTCCAGAAAATCAATTGCCGGTATTGCTTCCGTATAATGTTGATTTCAAACCAAGCGGTGAATCTCCACTTGCGCGCGCAGAAGAATTTGTGAACACGACTTGTCCTAACTGTGGAAAGAAAGCAAAGCGCGATGTAGATACGATGGATACGTTTGTAGATTCATCGTGGTATTTTTTGCGTTATGTTTCGCCGAAAATTTCTCAAGAACCGTTTGACAAAACACTTGCAAAAAATTGGCTTCCCGTTGATAAATATGTTGGCGGCGCAGAGCACGCTGTAATGCATTTGCTGTATGCGCGATTTATTACGAAAGTGTTACGCGATTGCGGATATATCAATTTTGATGAGCCGTTTCTTTCACTCGTGCATCAAGGAACGATTACGAACAAAGGCGCTAAGATGTCGAAGTCGCGCGGCAATGTTGTGAATCCCGGAACGTTTACCGAGCAATATGGCGGAGATGTGTTTCGACTTTATTACGAACAAAGGCGCGAAAATGTCGAAGTCGCGCGGCAATGTTGTGAATCCCGGAACGTTTACCGAGCAATATGGCGGAGATGTGTTTCGACTTTACCTAATGTTTATGCGTCCGTATGATGAAAGCGGCGATTGGAGCGATGACGGAATTCAGGGAACGTGGAGATTTGTGAATCGCATTTATCAACTCGTGTTTGATAATCAAGAAATGCTGCGAGCAACGTTTCCGAATATTCCAGCGCGATACGATATAAAACAATTACAAACTTCCGATAAAATTTTATATCGCAAGACAAATCAAACGCTGAAAAAAGTGGAAGAAAATATTCACGAGTTTCATTTCAATACTTCAATTTCTTCTTTGATGGAACTCTTGAACGAACTAACAAACGAACAAACCAGCAAACGAACAAACGAGATAACAACATGGTGCATTCACAAACTCGTTCTTATGGTTGCGCCTATTGCACCGCATTTTGCAGAAGAGTTGAATGAAATGTTTGGTAACAAAGAAAGTTTGTTCAAGGGAAATAAATGGATTCGCTACGATGAAACTGCAATTGCAGAAGATGAAGTTACGATTGCAGTGCAAGTGAACGGCAAACTCCGCGACACGATGCAATTTCCGATTGATTCGCAAGATGAAATTATTCGCGAAGCAGTGATGAAAAGCGATGCAGTAAAAAAATACATTGACGGAAAAACAATCGCGAAAGTTGTTGTTGTGCAGAATAAGTTGATTAGTATTGTGGTGAGTATTGTGGTGAAGTGATAAATTCACCACGAATTACACTGATGAAACACGAATTCACACAAATACTATCAGTGAAAATCCGCGAAACATTCATGTAATTCGTGGTTAATAAACATACATTGTGAACACATACTTCCGCATATTGCGCTACATCAAACCGTATCGCAAACATTTATTTCTCTCGTTTCTCTTTCTATTTTTCTATTCGCTCTTTAGCGGATTTTCGATTTATCTTGTTGTCCCTTTGCTTGAAGCATTATTTCAACAAACTCAAATCGCGCATCAAATTCCTTCACTTAGCAGTAATCCGAAAGTAATAGACAACTTAGAAAATTTATTTTATCAATTCATTCTCTCCGGCGATAAACTCGAATCACTATTCCACATTTGCATCGTCGTCTTTGTTGCATTTTTTCTAAAAGCAATATTCGGTTATGCGCAAGCATTTCTCATCGCGCATATCGAACAGGGAGTAATTCGTGATATTCGCAACGAACTCTACGAACATCTGCATCAACTTCCGCTTGAATATTTTACGAACGAACGAAGCGGCAATCTCATTTCACGCGTAACAAATGACGTAACAATTATCAATACAGGATTAACGACAAGTCTTGTCAGTTTATTTCGCGAGCCGTTATTGATAATTGTTTTTCTCACAATCGCAATTTCTATTTCGTGGCAATTGACTTTGCTTGCATTTATTATTTTTCCATTTGCACTTATCATAATCAGCGGTATCGGAATTAAACTGCACAAAGAAAGCGGAACGTCGCAAGAACGAATGGCTGATATAACTTCTGTGCTGCAAGAAACAATTCAAGGAGTAAAAGTGGTAAAGAGTTTTGCGATGGAGAGTTTTGAATCGAATAAATTCAAAATGTTCACGCAAAAATATTTTTCTTCAGTGCGAAAGATTTCACGTTTGCATAAACTTGCTATTCCT is from Ignavibacteria bacterium and encodes:
- a CDS encoding type II toxin-antitoxin system RelE/ParE family toxin; the protein is MARVVWTEPALKDLNEILDYIAKDSPVYAERFGIRVVESPRILEQFSRCGRIVPEFNDENIRELFYGSYRILYVIREEQCFIVAVIHGSRDILLHIEPGEWDIL